GACGGCCAAGCCGAAGCCTTGGTAGGCTCCGCCGTAGATACGGTCGGCACAGGTGTTGGAACGAAACTTGAAGGAATATTTCAGATGAGCAGCAAAGGAACTTTGGATGGGCTTCCACCGTTCGTTCTCTCCTTGCAGGAAAGGATTGGTGGGGAACACGTATTGCGGCCGGGCTTCTATCCCCAACTGGTGAATGAACCGATGGGGAACGTAAGGAGCTACCGTGTCCATGCCACATTGCGGGAAACTGTTGCGCCGGAATCCATGAAGTTCTTCCTGCAATCGACGCACTTCTTCACGAAGTTCGCGGACGTCCTGCTGGAGTTGCTCCACGTCTTGCCTGACCTCTTTCACCTCCTGCCCCACTTCTTGCGCGCACAGCGAAGCAACGGGGAAAAGCAAGGCGGAACAGAATAGGATGATTTCCCGTCTGGGTATCTTTACTCTCATATCATAGTCTGGTTTAGTCTTTTTCAGAACGAAGTTTATAAATGGAGGTTCTTGATAAACTGCGCTACATGATAGCCATCCATCAATCCATGATGGCAAGTGACGGAAACAGGCATCATCAGCCTTTCTCCTTCGCGGAAGTATTTACCGGTGGAGATTTTGGGAACGCTGTCGCCCGAACGCATATTGGTAGGATGCTTCATATCGGTGAAAGAGAGCCACGGCACAGCCGAATAATGAATGGCGTTAGGATGAAACGTACCTCCTTTGTTGAGTCCCGTAGTGGCTTGCAGACGTTCCATCTCGGTTTTTGCCTGACGAATAAAAACGAGTTCGTCCGGATCGTATTCAAAGGCGGCAAAAGAAAAGGTGTGGTCGGCACGGGCCACAGTGGCTTCGGGCAGAAGACTGTCATAACACACCACTCGATCGCCTTCTATACGGTAACGGAACTCTTCCACAGCAGACGCAGCAGTCACGATACGGTGAAGGACGAGCAGGGAAAAGGAAACGCCTTTGTCTTTGGCTTCCTGATACGCGCGCGTACAATCTACATTGACTGTCACTCCAAAAAACGGATCGTCAAAAGCACTGAAATGTTCGTAATGTTCTCTTCTGTTCCAAGTAGCAATATCAATGATCTTCTCTATCTGATTCATTCTAAACACTCTTTTTTAAGTTTCACCACAGATTACACAGATTAACACAGATTGAATTCGGATGCATTCTTTTCTTCTTTTGTATCTCAACCATTAATCTCGGTAATTAAATCCGTGTAATCTGTGGTAAACATAGATATACAATTACTGGTGTTGTTCACGCAACAGGTCGTTCACCGTCTTCACCGGATTAAAGGTAGAAAGAGGAACTTCTACAAAGACGGTATTCCAGTCGCTCATCGCACCATTCCACAAGCCGGGAAGTTCGAGGGCTTTCAGGTCTTTACCGTTCTTCGATTTGTAGGAGATGAAGCCGGTAGCTTTATCTACATATTTCACCAGATCGAATTTATGTCCTTTATAATCACGCACAGCACATACAATATCTACCGGATTGAAATGCGTACCCTTCTCAAACATTTCTTTCTTCTCCAGATCGTCCATGTCGATCTGTGAGCTTTCGAGGATTTGCAGAGAGATAGTTCCGTCGCTGTTGTAAGCAAGGAACGGACCACCGCCAGGTTCGCCTACATTCTTCACCATTCCGCAGACACGCATCGGACGGTTGAACTTATTTTTAAGGTAAATGGCCAATACGGAGTCTTCGAGATCTTTTGTTTCCGGGTTCTTGCAGAAGAGTTTCTTTTGCAGGAATTGAAGCATTTCCATTATCTGGTCGTGCGTGTACTTACCGCTGTCAAGCAGCGTGAGGTATTCGAATACTTGTTTTTGCAGGGTCACGAGCACTCCGGCAATCAGTTTCTTATATGTAACGGTGTCGGCTTTCAAACGGTCGGGCACTACGTTGTCAATGTTCTTGATGAAGATGATGTCTGCATCCAAGTCGTTCAGGTTCTCAATCAGCGCGCCGTGGCCACCGGGACGGAACAGCAGTTTGCCGTTGTCACGGAACGGTTGGTTGTCCATATCGGCAGCAATGGTGTCTGTACTTGGCTTCTGCTCGGAGAAGGTGATGTAATAGTTTACACCGTAACGTTTGGCGAAGTCATCCAC
The Bacteroides caecimuris DNA segment above includes these coding regions:
- a CDS encoding chloramphenicol acetyltransferase; its protein translation is MNQIEKIIDIATWNRREHYEHFSAFDDPFFGVTVNVDCTRAYQEAKDKGVSFSLLVLHRIVTAASAVEEFRYRIEGDRVVCYDSLLPEATVARADHTFSFAAFEYDPDELVFIRQAKTEMERLQATTGLNKGGTFHPNAIHYSAVPWLSFTDMKHPTNMRSGDSVPKISTGKYFREGERLMMPVSVTCHHGLMDGYHVAQFIKNLHL
- a CDS encoding DUF4301 family protein, producing the protein MITTQDKELLAKKGITEEQIAEQLACFQTGFPFLKLDAAASIEKGILAPDAEEQKAYLAAWDAYTNTDKTVVKFVPASGAASRMFKNLFEFLTADYDQPTTKFEQAFFDGIKNFAFYDDLNVACQRISGKDIPGLMEEGDYKAVVSALLETAGLNYGALPKGLLKFHKYPEGPRTPMEEHLAEGALYAAGKSGKVNVHFTVSTEHRELFKKLVTEKVDDFAKRYGVNYYITFSEQKPSTDTIAADMDNQPFRDNGKLLFRPGGHGALIENLNDLDADIIFIKNIDNVVPDRLKADTVTYKKLIAGVLVTLQKQVFEYLTLLDSGKYTHDQIMEMLQFLQKKLFCKNPETKDLEDSVLAIYLKNKFNRPMRVCGMVKNVGEPGGGPFLAYNSDGTISLQILESSQIDMDDLEKKEMFEKGTHFNPVDIVCAVRDYKGHKFDLVKYVDKATGFISYKSKNGKDLKALELPGLWNGAMSDWNTVFVEVPLSTFNPVKTVNDLLREQHQ